Proteins from one Paenibacillus amylolyticus genomic window:
- a CDS encoding MFS transporter — MKIKSNYTKLFGAFSLTFLGDGLTLAAVPWLISTLTSDTLYASVTMTALRLPWLLFSLPVGVLIDRYSRKHMLIGAGFTRMILLLALTLCIWGGWVSIPILALFMFGIGLSRVVFDSTVQTVIPQLVDESKLEKANGQFTAGQLITSDILGVALGGFIITLHIVFPLP; from the coding sequence ATGAAAATCAAGTCGAACTATACCAAGTTATTCGGTGCATTTTCGCTTACCTTTTTGGGTGATGGACTTACGCTTGCTGCGGTTCCTTGGCTCATATCCACACTTACAAGCGATACGCTGTATGCCTCTGTCACCATGACGGCCCTACGTTTACCCTGGCTTCTCTTTAGTCTGCCTGTGGGTGTTCTCATCGACCGATACTCACGCAAACATATGCTGATAGGGGCAGGTTTTACACGAATGATTCTTCTGCTTGCTCTGACGTTATGTATCTGGGGAGGTTGGGTGAGCATTCCGATTCTGGCTCTGTTCATGTTCGGGATTGGCCTTAGCCGGGTTGTATTCGACAGTACGGTGCAGACAGTGATTCCTCAACTGGTAGATGAGAGCAAGTTGGAAAAAGCCAATGGGCAGTTCACCGCCGGACAGTTAATCACAAGTGATATTCTGGGCGTTGCGCTGGGAGGGTTCATCATAACCCTGCATATTGTTTTTCCTTTGCCATAG
- a CDS encoding DUF2268 domain-containing protein, with translation MKITALRSDLIYEEIIQAAPDEKLELYRERMMGPFMNKWNIQQIPFRSQEPHGFDVIMMNNFMNIAPADITPEINESLAAISSEAFWQQCHEAVCTSLSTFTDHGIELSVSEYLYTILLGDKNSPSLIINEGISGDGGIPGYIIANLIPNGYTLPRMQSVLAHECNHNVRYQYIQWNPQITLGEMVVSEGLAESFATSLYGEELLGPWVAKTDMETLNNVIKPQMKEQLHVTGFDQINPYLYGDELATLQNFTPVGMPYAAGYACGYHLIQYYLNKTGTPITEATITPASVILAETKDFWNEDTLFHR, from the coding sequence ATGAAGATTACCGCGTTACGCTCAGATCTAATCTATGAGGAGATCATCCAGGCTGCACCCGATGAGAAATTGGAGTTATACCGCGAGCGTATGATGGGTCCCTTTATGAACAAATGGAACATTCAACAGATTCCGTTTCGATCTCAAGAGCCTCACGGCTTCGACGTGATCATGATGAATAATTTTATGAATATCGCTCCCGCAGATATCACACCTGAGATTAACGAATCGTTAGCAGCAATCTCGTCCGAAGCATTTTGGCAACAGTGTCATGAAGCTGTTTGTACGAGTCTATCTACGTTTACAGATCATGGAATTGAACTATCGGTCTCCGAATATCTATATACGATTTTATTAGGCGACAAGAACAGTCCATCACTCATCATAAACGAAGGCATCAGCGGAGATGGTGGAATCCCTGGTTATATTATTGCGAACCTGATCCCCAATGGATATACTCTACCTCGTATGCAATCGGTGTTGGCCCATGAATGCAATCATAACGTGAGGTATCAATATATCCAGTGGAATCCACAGATTACGCTTGGGGAGATGGTGGTTAGTGAGGGGTTGGCTGAGAGCTTTGCGACATCCCTGTATGGAGAAGAGTTGTTAGGCCCCTGGGTAGCCAAAACGGATATGGAGACTTTGAACAACGTTATCAAACCGCAAATGAAAGAGCAGCTGCATGTCACTGGTTTTGACCAGATTAATCCCTATCTATACGGCGATGAACTTGCCACACTGCAAAATTTCACGCCCGTAGGTATGCCCTATGCAGCTGGCTATGCCTGCGGTTATCACCTAATTCAATACTACTTGAACAAAACAGGTACACCGATCACCGAAGCAACTATTACTC
- a CDS encoding MFS transporter, whose product MALLFLISLKGNFYPGDTETTKKQVRPMKNWKREMWSGIRYVYHDRFLRGLAILSVTITLMYSIILATQIFFVRDVLRLDAFAFGMLISIATIGSIVGSQAVAYMRKKWSTKQLIISSILCMGIIYGVVGLTTNAYLVGSLYFCAAFFIIVYNVTRSSILQRSVPNEMLGRVGSVFRFLSFGISAIGTLLGGLLVRVSETTFDRVFSLQLPYLLLSLIYILSALVFTMKMKNHAENQQPNINA is encoded by the coding sequence ATTGCTCTGCTCTTTTTGATCAGTTTGAAAGGAAACTTCTACCCAGGGGATACCGAAACAACCAAGAAGCAAGTGCGCCCGATGAAGAATTGGAAACGCGAGATGTGGTCCGGTATTCGATATGTCTATCATGATCGTTTTCTCCGCGGATTAGCCATTCTGTCTGTCACCATTACGCTGATGTATTCCATCATCCTGGCTACTCAGATCTTCTTTGTACGAGATGTGCTTCGGTTGGATGCTTTTGCATTCGGTATGCTCATCTCCATCGCAACCATCGGCAGCATTGTAGGAAGCCAAGCTGTTGCATATATGCGCAAGAAATGGAGTACAAAACAATTAATTATCTCCTCCATTCTGTGCATGGGAATCATCTACGGTGTGGTGGGTCTTACTACTAATGCGTACTTAGTAGGCAGTCTATACTTCTGTGCTGCATTTTTCATCATTGTCTACAATGTTACCCGTTCCTCCATCCTGCAACGTTCCGTTCCTAATGAGATGCTTGGCCGGGTTGGAAGTGTGTTTCGCTTTCTTTCCTTTGGCATTAGTGCCATTGGTACACTTCTCGGCGGATTATTGGTGCGGGTTAGTGAAACGACGTTCGATCGCGTATTCTCGCTGCAACTCCCTTATCTCTTGCTAAGCTTGATCTATATCCTGTCTGCGCTGGTATTCACGATGAAGATGAAGAATCATGCAGAGAACCAGCAGCCTAACATCAACGCTTGA